Below is a window of Streptomyces sp. WMMB303 DNA.
CGCCCTCGGCCCGCACCAGGTGGACGGCGGCTATCTCGAAGCCGAGGCCCTCGACCACCCCGTCGGCGACGATCTGCAGGGTGTCGGCGAGGCTGCGGGCGGTGTTGAGCTGTGCCACGACGTGGTGGAGCTGCCGCAGGCTGGCGAGGCGGACGTAGGGCTCCGACTCGGTTTCCATAGCCCTCCCCCTGAGCCTTGCTCGTCCACTCCAGGTGCTCGTGGCGTCGCTTCCGGGCCTCACTGACTCAGTGCTTCGGCTGTCTTTCGGCTGCCACCGCCACTGAATCACAGCGAGCTGTTCACTCGGTACACAGGGTCAACAATTAATGCCCTCTGTGACTCAAGTCACAACAGTCCGCGATTAGTTGATTGCGCAACGTGTACCCCCGCGGGGCAGCGGTATACGTCGCGTACATCTCGTGCAAATTCCCCGCATACTCCGGACGGCCTCGGCCGGTCCTAGTACCCACCTGGTCCCCGAGTCCGATGCGGGGCCGGGAGAGCGCCCGTTAGCGTAGCCGACGTGTCCCACGCAGTGCAGCAGCAAACGACCCCCGCGCCCCCGGGCCCCGCCATGCCCCATGCTGATGGGGTGAGCGACGAGGAGTTCCGCGCGGCGATGGCCCGGCTCGCGGCCGGGGTGGTGCTCGTCACCGCACACGACCCCGAGGAGGGCGTGCGCGGTGAGGACGTCGGCATGACCGCCACCGCGTTCCTGTCCGTCTCGCTCGACCCTCCCCTGGTGCTGGTCAGCGTGCGCGAGGACTCACGGATGGACGAGCTGCTCTCCCGCCAGAACCACTGGGCCGTCTCCCTGCTCACCGAGGCCCAGCACCAGACCGCCGGTCGTTTCGCGATGAAGGCGCGGCTCAGCGACCGGCTCCTCTTCCAGGAGCTCCCCCACACCCGCGGCCCCGTCAGCGGCGCACCCCTGGTCGACGGCGCGCTGGCGGCCGTCGAGTGCCGCACCGAGCAGCGGGTCACCGCGGGCGACCACACCCTGGTCATCGGGCGCGTCCTGGCCACGCGGCTCACCCACGGGGAGAGCGGGCCGCTGCTGTACCACAGCGGGCGGTACCGGTCCCTGCGCTGATCCGCTGCCGCGGGGCCCGGGGACGGTCCGGGTCCGGGGGCGAGTCCGGGGACGGGTCCGGGGGCGTCAGTCCCAGCCGCGTCCCGCCCGGCCCCGCTTCAGGTCGCTGCGCTGCTTCTTCTGGCGCAGCCTGCGCTCATTGATCCCGCGGGGCGTCTTCTTCTTGCGCCGCGGCGGCGGAGGGGGCTCCGTGGCCTCCGCGAGCAGCGCCGCCATCCGCACGGCCGCCGTCTCCCGGTTGCGCCACTGCGAACGGTGCTCGCTCGCCCGCACGACCAGCACCGCACCGTCCACCAGCCGGTTCGCGAGCCGCTCCAGCGCCCGGCGCTTCCACACCTCGGGCAGCACCTGGGTGCGGGCCAGGTCGAAGCGCAGCTCCGCCTGGCTGTCGCTGGTGTTCACATGCTGGCCGCCCGGACCCGACGAACGGGTGAAGCGCCACGTCAGCTCAGCCTCGGGCAGGGCGACGTCACCGCGGATGAAGTGGGGGCCAGACATGGACATGGTCTCCATGGTCCGGCCTCCGGGCGCGGCCGTCATCCGCTTTTCCGGACACCAGCCCCGGTACCGCGCCGGACACCCGCGGGGATGCCGCTTCGGACACGCTCGGACCTCGCGGGCGGGACCGCGAAGGTAAAGAACGCAAAGTGGACCGGGAAAGCTGGAACCCGTCCGTCCTCCGGCTGCGTTGTGCAGGGTGTGAGGCGTACGGCCGCGGACCCCGGTGAGGTTCCGTTCCGGCGCCGGTGATTCCCTCGGAGTCACCACCAGAGCCAGACACGACAGAAGGGCACCCCATGGCTGTAAGCCTGTCCAAGGGCGGCAACGTCTCGCTCACCAAGGAGGCACCGGGCCTGAGCGCCGTCACGGTCGGCCTCGGCTGGGACGTGCGCACCACCACCGGTACGGACTTCGACCTCGACGCGAGCGCCATCGCGGTGACCGCCGAAGGCAAGGTCTACTCCGACCAGCACTTCATCTTCTTCAACAACAAGGCGACGCCGGACCAGTCGATCGTCCACACCGGTGACAACGTCACCGGCGAGGGCGAGGGCGACGACGAGCAGATCAACGTCAACCTGGCCGCGCTGCCCGCCGAGATCGACAAGATCGTTTTCCCGGTCTCGATCTACGACGCGGAGAGCCGCAGCCAGAACTTCGGCCAGGTGCGGAACGCCTTCATCCGCATCGTCAACCAGGCCGGCGGCACCGAGATCGCCCGCTACGACCTGAGCGAGGACGCCGCCACCGAGACCGCCATGGTCTTCGGCGAGCTGTACCGCAACGGCGCGGAGTGGAAGTTCCGCGCGGTCGGCCAAGGCTACGCCTCCGGCCTCGTCGGCATCGCCCAGGACTTCGGCGTCAACGTCTGAGACCGGCGGACCGCCGCCCGGCCCGCCGGTCCGGCACGCCGGGCACCCGCCCAGCCCCGGGCCCTCCGGCCCGCAGGCCCATCCGGCGGGGACCGACCGGACACCGGCCGGGCACCGGCGGTGGCGCTCCCCGACACGGGAGCGCCACCGCCCACCCGCGCCCGTGCCGCACAGGGACCGCCCGACACCGGCCGGAACCCCCCGACCGGAACCCCCCGTCACCGTCCGGAACCGCGCGGCACCGCGATCCCGGCGGGCGTGACACCATCGCGCCGTGCTCGACATCGGCTACGCCCTCTCCCGCCGCTTCCCCGACCCGCCCCAGACGGACTACCGCACCGCCGACGTGCGGACCCTGCGGCACGACCTGTTCTGCGGCGACATCTACCTCGCCGACACCGACACCGACACCGAGCTGTCCACAGCCTGGGGATGGGTGCCGGTGCTCGACTTCGCCTGGGCACTCTGCGACATCGTCGAGGAACTGGACCGCGACCCGCTGGGCAGCCGCTCCCCGGGCCCGCACCACGCCGCCCTGGACTTCACCGAGTCCGCGGACCTGCTGCGCTTCACCCGCCGGTTCGGCTGGATCGAGATCACCGCCGACTGGTCGCCGGCCGGCGAGGAACCGCTCTCCTTCTCCCACGGCGCCCTGCGCCGGGAGGCCCGCGACTTCCTGCACGACCTCGTCGCGGACCTCACGGACCTGCACGAGGACCTGGCCGCCAACCCCGCCGTCCACGTCCTCACCTCCCGCTTCCCCCGGGTGCCCTGACTCCGTTCCCGTGCGCCGGGGCTCCCTCCACCAGGGGGCTCAGGGCTCCACCCGCACGCCGATCTGCGCCGCGAACGCGCCGGCCAGCTCCAGCAGCTGCCCCGGGTTGATGGTGGCGCCGGCCAGCCGGTCCACGCCCGAAGCGATATCCAGCTCGGTCGCTCCCCGCAGGTCCACGTCCTTGAGCCGCACCTCGCGAAGCTCGGCCCGGCGCACCACACAGTCGCGGAAGGCCACGCGCTCCAGCGCGGCACCCGCGAAGTCCGGCTCGTCCAGCACACAGCCCTCGAACGTGACGTCGGTGAGCGACGCCTGCCGGAGGTTGAGGAAATCGATCTTCCCGCCGGACACCAGCACCCGGTTCAACCGCGCCCCGTGCAGCCGGACACCGCCCAGCCGCGCGTCCCGCAACTCCACGTCACGGAACTCGGCGCCCGCCAGCTCCGTACCGACACCGCGGACTCCCTCCAGCACCGAGTCGATCACCCGGAGCCGCCCCAGCCGGGCCTCGTCCAGCACGCACCGGTACATCCCCACGTCCAGGAACGTCGCACCACCGCCCTCGGTCCCGCTCAGGTCCAGTTCCTCGAACCGCACGCCGTCGTAGTCCCCGTCGGGCTCCAGCCCCCGCCCCTCGAAGGGCCGCAGCGCGGGAAGAGAGACCTGCGGGCGCCGCGCCGCCCGTACCGCCGATGTCGCCATCCCCTCATGGTGCGGCCGACCACTGACAACGGCGCCACCGACGGCGGGTCGGCGGCGGCGCGCACCGCCCCGAACGGCTGCGCGCGCCCCGCTCGGAAAGTGGTCCTGGTCCCATAACCGGTATCCGGGCCCCGCCACCCGGCGCACTGGCCTAGCGTTTCTCCCATGACCACCAGGACCGGGAACCGGAAGCGATGGCTCATCGCGGTGGCCCTGCTGTGCGCCCTGGCCGTCACCGCGGCCGCCGTGGTGCTGATCCGGCAGTACCAACAGGACCGGGCGTCGAAACCCTTCGTCGTCCCCGAGGGGTGGCGCGCCACCCAGGTGTACACGGCGGCCGACAAGGCGCTCTCCGTGCCCGAGGGCACGACGCGGAAGGCCGCCGAGCGCGCCGCCCGCGCGGGCGAACTCCCCCTCCCCGCCGCGGCGAAGCACAATCCCGAGGGGTACCTCTACCCCGCCACCTATCCGGTCCGCGCCAAGACGACCCCGACCGCGCTGCTCACCTTCATGGCCGAGACGGCGAAGGAGCGGCACGCGGCGGCGGGCGTGGGCGACTACGACACCCTCGTCATCGCCAGCCTGGTCCAGGCGGAGGCCGACACCCCCGAGGACATGGCGAAGGTCGCCCGCGTCATAGACAACCGCCTCAAGCGCGACATGCCGCTACAGATGGACTCGACCATCAACTACGCCCTCGGCCGCTCCACCCTCGACACCAGCCACGCCGACACCCGCCTCGACTCCCCCTACAACACCTACCGCCACAAGGGCCTGCCTCCCTCTCCCATCAACAACCCGGGCCCCGAAGCCCTGGAAGCCGCCCAGCACCCCACTGCCGGCGACTGGCTCTACTTCGTCACCGTGAAACCGGGCGACACCCGTTTCACGGACGACTACGCACAGCACGAGAAATGGGTGGAGGAGTTCAACACCGAACAGGCCGACGGCGCCTGAGCCGATCCGCCACTCGGCACCGGGACCGAGGACCGGACCCGGCGACGAGAGGGGCCGCAGCCGATTTCCCGCGAACCCCGCAGGCACCGGGCATGAGTACTACGATTTTCTCGGTGTGTCGTACGTCACATGGAGAGTGCGACAGGTGGTCCGTGCGGGAGAGCTGTGTGCCCCGCACGGGAGATGGGGGGTTCTTGTGCGCGAGATGACCAAGGGGATGAATGTAGGGCTCAGCTCTCTCAGCCCCCATGTCGGCTCGGTGCTCGTCGGTCTGAGCTGGGTCAGCCCGACCGGGGACGGCGACGCGGACGTGTCCGTCCTGCTGCTGGACGCGAACGGCAAGGTGCGCGGAGACAGCGACTTCTACTTCTACAACAACCCCACCGCGGCCGACGGCAGTGTGCAGCTTCTGGGCAAGACACCGACGGAGAACGGCGACGAGGACCGCATCAGCTTCGACCTGACCGCCGTCCCGCCGGGGATCGACCGCATCGTCGTCACCGCGAGCCGCTACGGCGGCCGGAACTTCGAGGAGTTGGCGGACGTCGAGGTCACGCTGGCCGACGGGACCGGCGAGCGCCTCCTCCGCTTCGCCGTCGAGGACGCCGACACGGTCAGCGCGATCATCTTCGGTGAGCTGTACCGGCGCGGCGGGGAATGGAAGTTCCGGGCCGTCGGCCAGGGGTACGCCAGCGGACTGGCCGGACTGGCGACGGACTTCGGCGTCGACATCGAGGACGACGCCGGCACCGCGGAAGGCGCTCATGCCGAGGACGGCGAGGACACGCTCCCCGACGAGCAGGGCACCGCCCGGACCGGGCACACGGCCACGGACGCGCACAGCAGCGCGAACGCTGCCGGGGCCGGGACCGGCAAGGAGCCCGGGGACGGGGCTGCGCAGGCCGGCGGTCCGGATTCGGTGGCGCCCCCCGGCCCGGCACCGGCTCCGCGCACGGTGCCGACTCCGCGCGCGCCCGACGGCCCCGTCCGGCCGACAACGCGTACGCCCCGGCCCCGCACCGCGAAGAAGAAGGTCACCCTGCCCCGGGCGGACCGGAAGGCGCTGGCGGAGAACGAGTCCTGGCGGCCGTCCCGGCTGGTACCGGTCCCGACGCTCAAGAGCGACCGGGACCGCGAGGTGCGGGCCACCTCGGTGCTGCTGTCGGTGATGGCCCAGGTGCCGGAGTTCGGCAGGAGACTCACGGCCGCGTTCGGGGCGCCCGCCGGGCGCATGGAGACCTACACCGAAGTCGTCCTCCCGCACGGCGAGACACCGCGCCGCCCGGACGGGGTGATCCGCGTCGAGCGGGCCGGCAAGCTGTGGACCGCTCTCGTGGAGACCAAGACCAACGGAAGCGCCCTCAAGCCCGACCAGGTGCAGGCGTACATGGACATCGCCGCACGCCGCGGCTACGAGGCAGTGATCACGGTGTCCAACGACGTCGCGCTGGAGGGCAGCCCGCTCGTCGACGTCAAGATCGACGGACGGCGCAAGCACCGCGTGGCCCTCCGGCACCTGTCCTGGGCCGAAGTCACCTACCAGGCGCAGATGCTGATCCGGCACGAGGGCGTCGGAGACAAGGCGCACGCCTGGCTGCTCCAGGAACTGCTGCACTACCTGCAGCACGAGAACTCCGGCTGCCACGGCTTCCAGAACATGGGCGCGGCCTGGGTACCCGTACGCAACGCGATCAACGACGAAACCCTGTGCGAGGGTGATCCGCGCGCTCTGGACGTGGTCGAGAACTGGGAGCGGCTCGTCCGCCAACTGTGCCTCGGCCTCGGCGGCGAACTCGGGCAGAAGGTGCTGCCCGTCCATCGTGCCAAGCGCGGCGCCGATCCCTCCGCACGCCGCAACCGCCTGGCCGACCGGCTCTGCCGCGAGGGGCTGCTCCAGGCGGAGTTCCGGATCGACGGCGCCCCCGGAATCCTGGCACTCACCGCGGATCTGCGCACGGGGAAGCTGCGCACCTCCATCGAGATCCCGGCCCCCGAGAAGGGCTACCCGCTCAGCAGGGCGAAGCGGCTGCTTCGTCGGCTGGCCGAGGCACCGGCGGACCTCCACGTGGAAACGCTGCTGGAAGGCGGGGCGGGTGGCCCGCGGGGCACGCTGGAGAGGCTGCGGCCGGAACCGGCGGACATGCTCCCGAAGGGCGACGCCGGGATCACCGGTTTCCGGCTGTCGTTGTTCAAGAGCATGGGCAACAGCCGGGGAAACGCCGAATCCGGCTTCATCCGCAGCGTCGACAACGCGGTGCACCGCTTCTACACGACCGTGGTGGTGCATCTCGACCAGCCCTGACCCCCTGTCGGTCCCCGCAGCCGGTCTCCGCAGGACAAGCAGGGACCGACGAAATCAGGCCGTCGAAGCCGGCTGGTCGGCCCGGCGGCAAGCCTCCTCCCGAACCGCCTGCATTCGCCGCCCGCACGCCGTACGGACCTCCCGGCGGGCGTGCCGCGCACGTCCACCCGGGTTCACGAGGGGTGGTCGGATGACAGCGCCGGGTCGAATCGGCCCTGTACCGGCGGGTGCGGGGCCGCTATGGTGAAGGCCCGTCATACACGTTGCGGAGAGCAGTGAGAGGAGGAATTCCGTGCCCTATCGAGAGACACGCTGGAACGCCGCAGATCCCTCGCGGATCGGCGTACACCGTGACCGGCGAGAAGCTGCTGGAGAGGCCGGATCCTCCAGCTTCTCCGTCCGAGGAGTCGTTCTCCTGTCGTTGTGAATCACAGAGTGCACGCCCGGCCCGTGTGCGGTAAGGCGAGCGCGATGTATCTCGATCTCATGGAAGCCCTCGGCACATTCTTCGGCGGTCTCGGTGCCTTTCTCGCCGCCACGGCCCAACTGCTGAAAACCCTGCAGAAGAAGGACCAGGAAGAGCGGGGTGCGGGCAGCAGCCACGACGCACCGGTCGGCTGGGAAATCCCCCAGGCGCTGCCCCGCCACCTGACCACCGCGGCCTGACCCGCTCCCTCTGACCTCGCCCTCGGGAGACGCCACCCCGCACCACGCGTCCCTCAGGCCGGCCCAAGCCGGTCGGCCGGCTGAACCCAGCCGGGCCGGGCAGCCGCGTCAGGCCGCAGGCG
It encodes the following:
- a CDS encoding flavin reductase family protein, which produces MPHADGVSDEEFRAAMARLAAGVVLVTAHDPEEGVRGEDVGMTATAFLSVSLDPPLVLVSVREDSRMDELLSRQNHWAVSLLTEAQHQTAGRFAMKARLSDRLLFQELPHTRGPVSGAPLVDGALAAVECRTEQRVTAGDHTLVIGRVLATRLTHGESGPLLYHSGRYRSLR
- the arfB gene encoding alternative ribosome rescue aminoacyl-tRNA hydrolase ArfB, whose product is MSGPHFIRGDVALPEAELTWRFTRSSGPGGQHVNTSDSQAELRFDLARTQVLPEVWKRRALERLANRLVDGAVLVVRASEHRSQWRNRETAAVRMAALLAEATEPPPPPRRKKKTPRGINERRLRQKKQRSDLKRGRAGRGWD
- a CDS encoding TerD family protein encodes the protein MAVSLSKGGNVSLTKEAPGLSAVTVGLGWDVRTTTGTDFDLDASAIAVTAEGKVYSDQHFIFFNNKATPDQSIVHTGDNVTGEGEGDDEQINVNLAALPAEIDKIVFPVSIYDAESRSQNFGQVRNAFIRIVNQAGGTEIARYDLSEDAATETAMVFGELYRNGAEWKFRAVGQGYASGLVGIAQDFGVNV
- a CDS encoding pentapeptide repeat-containing protein — protein: MATSAVRAARRPQVSLPALRPFEGRGLEPDGDYDGVRFEELDLSGTEGGGATFLDVGMYRCVLDEARLGRLRVIDSVLEGVRGVGTELAGAEFRDVELRDARLGGVRLHGARLNRVLVSGGKIDFLNLRQASLTDVTFEGCVLDEPDFAGAALERVAFRDCVVRRAELREVRLKDVDLRGATELDIASGVDRLAGATINPGQLLELAGAFAAQIGVRVEP
- the mltG gene encoding endolytic transglycosylase MltG produces the protein MTTRTGNRKRWLIAVALLCALAVTAAAVVLIRQYQQDRASKPFVVPEGWRATQVYTAADKALSVPEGTTRKAAERAARAGELPLPAAAKHNPEGYLYPATYPVRAKTTPTALLTFMAETAKERHAAAGVGDYDTLVIASLVQAEADTPEDMAKVARVIDNRLKRDMPLQMDSTINYALGRSTLDTSHADTRLDSPYNTYRHKGLPPSPINNPGPEALEAAQHPTAGDWLYFVTVKPGDTRFTDDYAQHEKWVEEFNTEQADGA
- a CDS encoding TerD family protein, with the translated sequence MTKGMNVGLSSLSPHVGSVLVGLSWVSPTGDGDADVSVLLLDANGKVRGDSDFYFYNNPTAADGSVQLLGKTPTENGDEDRISFDLTAVPPGIDRIVVTASRYGGRNFEELADVEVTLADGTGERLLRFAVEDADTVSAIIFGELYRRGGEWKFRAVGQGYASGLAGLATDFGVDIEDDAGTAEGAHAEDGEDTLPDEQGTARTGHTATDAHSSANAAGAGTGKEPGDGAAQAGGPDSVAPPGPAPAPRTVPTPRAPDGPVRPTTRTPRPRTAKKKVTLPRADRKALAENESWRPSRLVPVPTLKSDRDREVRATSVLLSVMAQVPEFGRRLTAAFGAPAGRMETYTEVVLPHGETPRRPDGVIRVERAGKLWTALVETKTNGSALKPDQVQAYMDIAARRGYEAVITVSNDVALEGSPLVDVKIDGRRKHRVALRHLSWAEVTYQAQMLIRHEGVGDKAHAWLLQELLHYLQHENSGCHGFQNMGAAWVPVRNAINDETLCEGDPRALDVVENWERLVRQLCLGLGGELGQKVLPVHRAKRGADPSARRNRLADRLCREGLLQAEFRIDGAPGILALTADLRTGKLRTSIEIPAPEKGYPLSRAKRLLRRLAEAPADLHVETLLEGGAGGPRGTLERLRPEPADMLPKGDAGITGFRLSLFKSMGNSRGNAESGFIRSVDNAVHRFYTTVVVHLDQP